The Lycium barbarum isolate Lr01 chromosome 11, ASM1917538v2, whole genome shotgun sequence genome contains the following window.
AGGATACATGAGAACTGTCTGCAAAATTTATTTACAGAAATTAGATTGATTTTGAAAGATGGAACAAACAAAACATTATGAAGAATCAATTTAGGAGATAATGTAACTGAACCTCCATGAGTTACCTTGACCCTAAAAGAATTAGGAAGATTGATAAAAAGGGGAGAAGGCAAAGGTTTAAGGCTAGAGACAAATTTGGCATCATATGACATGTGCTCAGATGCACCAGAGTCAATGATCCAAGAATCAGTGTTCATATATGTAAAATAAGCAACAGGGTCATTGAAAATATTACCAGCACAGTGAACCATATTAGCATTCACATCTGAACTTGAAACCCCCAGGCTACTCAGCTGAAGAAGCTGGAACAACTTAGAAATCTGATCTGGTGTGAAGGGGTTTCCAGTACACTCAACCATACTAGCATTTACCCCTGGATGGCCAATTTTTGTATGTTTAAGAATTTGAAGCAGCTGACTGATTTGCTCTTGAGTAAAAGGGTTTTCTTCTCCCTTAAGAAACACAGTGTGTTGTGCGTTAGGGGTTCCTAGCACAGCATTGCTTTTAATTCCTACTTGGAATTTCTGATTCTTTGTGAACTTAAAATCAGCAGGAAACCCAATTATTCTGTAGCACTTATCAATAGAATGTCCTGGTTTCTTGCAATGTGAGCAAATTAAGTTGTTCCTCTTTCCTTTATACTCATAGTTCTGAGGCTTATTAGTTGAAGAGTGTTGCTGAACTGCCAAGTAAGAGGATGAATCTCCAGGAAACTGAGAGTTGACATAGATTTCCCTTTGCTTCTCATCTTGAATCAAGAGAGAGTAAGCAAGATTGACATTGGGGAGAGGAGAGATCATGAGTATGTTGCTCCTCACAGGGCCATAGGTGTCATTTAGTCCCATTAAGAACTGAATAAGCCTTTCATCCTGGTGAGACTTCAACATTTTAGTTTTTCCTCCACATTTATAGTCACAAGAACAGGTCACAGTGGTATATAATGCATCAAGTTCATCCCATAATAGCTTTATCTTTGTAAAATAACCTGATATATCACTGTTACCTTGCACTAAGTCACTGATTTCCTTCTGCAGGTGGTAGAGTTTGGCCCCATTAGATTGGCCAAACCTATCTTCAAGATCTGTCCAAAGGCTCTCAGCAGTTTTTGAGTAAAGCACACTGGCTGCTATCTCCTTGGAAAGGGAATTAAGCAACCAAGAAGTGACCATATCATTGCATCGAGTCCAAAGTGAAAAAGAGGGAGAATCAACAGATGGTGATTTGCAGCTCCCATTGATGAAACCAAGTTTATTCTTAGCTGAGAGTGCAATAAGAAGAGCTCTCCTCCAGCCTGCAAAGCCACGACCATCAAAGGTGGTATTGACTAGTGTCATACCAGGTGAATCTGATGGATGGAGAAAGAAAGGACTACTGGAATCAAGAGGAGTAGATCCAGTAGCTGCAGGAGCAGATTCAGTGGCATTTCCAACAAGAACATCTGCCATTTTGGATCAAAGGgagtgaagaagaaagaaagtgagAAATGAAGAATGAAGTAGGAATAGGATCGAATATTCCTAATCTGATACCATATAGAAATTGAGAGAATTTGTGAAAAGTTTTGTTACTGTTTTATTCCCATACGCACTGTATATATACAAACTTTGAGCAGAAATGAGAAATAACAAAGTACATACGTGTCTAGCTATGATTTGTACAGGTAAGAATAAAAAATAACTAACTATAATTAGCTGTACATGGAATCCTATGTAATTGTATGGTTGTGATTAAATCCAACAGATGTTGATCTGTTGGTTGTTAGCATGCCACCTGTTTCTCTAGAAGGAGAGGAAGATATACATCTTCTTGTCTCAGTGTTGGCATTTTCTGTATGATTCAACGCCCTTTTCTtttgtaatattttctcctctTCTTCATCTATCAACTTATCATCATGAATACTTGTAAATCCAACAGATTACCCAGTCCAGGCTGCTACATGGTAGTCCGGGAGCCTGTATGGTAACATCTGATCATAAAATTCTGAATGTCAATTTTATGTGACACTATTGCCTTAGTCAAGGAGATTTTTCTAAGATTACGATTCTCTTAAATATTTTTTTCAACATTTTAAATTATTACTTAACTATttcaaaaagaaataaaaaatgtaGGTTCGAATTCACACCTAAATTTAAGTAGTTTAACCATCGCTACTTCAAACCTCGCCACATAAAATGTAAGAGAgtcagtaatttttttttttgggtgggtgggGAGGTTGGGAGGGGGCGGGGGGTGGCGATGTTTAATACTCAAAAGGATTAAAGTTGTTAACATGTATATTTACAGTATTAGTTTAGTTTAATCTGTAATAACAAGTTATAGACCATTTTCACTGCAAGCTTACCATCTACCTTAGTAAATGATCTGATTGTATAAATATTCTTACATGGTCACTAAATGTAACTTAAACACTATACTAGAAATACTCTAAAGGCATGCATATCAATATGGAAAAGAAGAAAGATTCAAACCTTGTCTTTGTAAAGATTTTTATTCAGCACATCACCTAAAGACCAAGAAAACACAAACTCTGTCAACTTAGGGGTAGTCTGTTTTCTTCTTTGTAGTAGTTTCCATCTTCCCTAATAGTgatcaaaacaaacaaaacatcatcATCACTCCCACATCTTACACATGCAAGAACAAAttaaagaaggaaaaagaaagtcTTTAAttaccttttcttttttcttctgagtttttcttttttttttttttttttttttgggtgtggAGGGAGTTTAGTATGTGTTACTTAAGCAAATTTCCAAGGCTGTGATTTTTGAAAACAGGAAAAATATTGTAAGCAAAAGTGAATTTGATGTATGAAACAATAAGGTGaagtgatttttaaaaaaaactcgTTTCGTTTTCTTCTTTGGGAATTGAAGAGTTCTTTGAATTTTTTCATCATCTTTACTCATTTGCCATGTCTTAAGAAGAGCGGTATACTTGCTATACTGACCACATTAAAAGATAGTactcctctgtttcaatttgttcgGCTGGTTCGGAGTATGTTTTCAAATTAACTAATGTTTACCGTGCATTCAAATATAGAatcttcaattatttttttaaataaaatttaaatatttaaaaattatatatattaacaatttaaaatatataAAAGTTATTTGAAAAAATTATAATCAAAGCAAATAACATTTGACTATCCAAAAAGTAactaagacaaataaattgaaacaaaagGAATAGTAATTTTTtcgggaaaagggtcaaaaacactGTGAATTCAAATATAGAatcttcaattattttttttaaataaaatttaaatatttaaaaattatatatattaacaatttaaaatatataAAAGTTATTTGAAAAAATTATAGTCAAAGAAAATATCATTTGACTATCCAAAAAGTAactaagacaaataaattgaaacagaaggaATAGTAATTTTTtcgggaaaagggtcaaaaacaccCCAGTACTttgaaaaaagggctaaaaatatcctcctttaaaaatttggataaaaaatatcCCTCCTACCATCAAAgtttttaa
Protein-coding sequences here:
- the LOC132620365 gene encoding uncharacterized protein LOC132620365, with protein sequence MLKSHQDERLIQFLMGLNDTYGPVRSNILMISPLPNVNLAYSLLIQDEKQREIYVNSQFPGDSSSYLAVQQHSSTNKPQNYEYKGKRNNLICSHCKKPGHSIDKCYRIIGFPADFKFTKNQKFQVGIKSNAVLGTPNAQHTVFLKGEENPFTQEQISQLLQILKHTKIGHPGVNASMVECTGNPFTPDQISKLFQLLQLSSLGVSSSDVNANMVHCAGPFSEDPSGSWSS